CGGCAATGCACAATTCGTAGGAATGTCTTGACCTTGTCCATGTCCTTCCGGAAGTAGTAGAGCAGCCCGTAGTTCTTGAGCAATGCGTCATCATTCTGCGAATTTCTGTCAAATTTCCTGTAGGTCTGCCTGAAGATCTCCCCAGTCTGGGGCCTGCCATCTTCCAGCTTCTGCAAAGGTCACCCTCAGGGACCAGGAACATTCTGAGATTAGCCGAATATCTTGGCTTAGATGGTGATACTCACATTCAGAAGCACCAAACCTGAGGGTTAGTACCCACGTTCCATCTACAGGGCACCACCTCTCCTCTCCAGAGACATCCTGCTCATAGGGATTTTAGGGGCGCTTTCCTGCAGCCATTGCAGTGAGGTGAGCTATCCATAGGACTCTCCGTGGTTTGGGGATTTGGGTCTTGGGATCCTGGATCTGGCCTCTTGTGGGCCCTTTTATACCCTCGCCCCTTCTCTCTGCCCGCTGGCCCCCACCTGTTTCTATGCATGTTCATGCAAGGGGGGCCACGGACGTGCCTGTGCTAATGGATAATTTAGAAGTTACTCCTATACATGCTGGTATCATGCCCCCTGGCttgtcttctttcccttcccaccGTCACCAGCGCTGTCAGGGTTGTGTACAGAGTGTCAGCCAGAGGCACCAGCCATCCTGGCCTCTCTTTAAGGGATAGGTAGGTACCCTCTGGCAGAATGTCATGGTGGCCAACCTGAAGGCTGTCAAGGATGTCAGGATAGCCAGTCCTGGAGACCCACACGGACCCCATTCCACTCTCTATCCTATCCCTTTCCTCTCCCCGCATGGTTCCCGTCGTCCAAGCAGAGAGAGTGTGTGCTGGGAAAAGGGGCCAACCACAGCCAATAGATTCTGGGGGTTCCGGGCATGATTCAGACCTGAATTCCACTTTTGCTGAGTCCTGGGCCCGCCTGAGGCAGCTGGATGCAGTGCTAACATTGACCACTAGAGGGAACCGACCCCATTCTTGGCCCTCCTCTTCCTGAGCATTGGGGCTCCTGCAGGTCGGTGGGAAGGAAGAACCCAGACTCAGGGTATTACCCCAGCTCCTTGGACCTGCAGCAGAGATacaaaccaagaaacagaaatctcAGCAACAGACATGAAGCACAAGCGCTTCCTCCCATAGCCCTGAAACCATCAGAGAATCTCAAAGTTGGAAGAGCTCTTGAAGGTTTGAGTCTCCGCGCAAGCTTTGGGACTCAGAACGCACCCGCCAAAAGATGCCCTATGCAGCCGTGTAAacccctccttctttctctccttcccctttccagaTCTGTATGGACCTTACCCAGTTGCAAAGGGCCTGCCTGTGCATTCTCACAACTGACCTGCCACTTGTCTTGTGAAGGAGCTGTAATGacatcccatttcacagataagagactgaggctcagagagactgaCTTGCATGAGCTACCCCAGCCAGGGCAGGTCTTCACAACCTTGCTCTTCCCACATTGTGTCATTTAAAGTCCTGTCTtcaggcaaggcatggtggttaacacctgtaatcccagcactttgggaggctgaggtgggtgagtcaTTTGAGATCAGCAATTCAAGGcctgcctggtcaacacggcaaaacgccatctctattaaaaacagcaaaattagccgtgcatggtcacccatgcctataatcccagctagttgttgagggcaggagggtgggtgaggtgggagaatcccttgaacacaggagacagaggttgcagtgagccaacatcccACCTCTACACTTAAGCCTTGGTGACACAGCAGAACtccagcttaaaaaaagaaaaaagaagagttctTTCTCCAGAGCAGGCTGTGTGGTGCTGCTAGTTATTTAGTTATTCtggcttctccttttttttttttttttttttccagatggagtctcattctgtcacccagcctccagggcagtggcatgatcttggctcactgcaacatctgccttctgggttcaagtgattctcccacctcagcctcttgagtagctggcattacggGCACCAACCTGTATGTGGGGCTagtttttgcactttttagtggatatgggtttcaccatgttggccaggctggtctcaaatttctgccttcaggtgatccacatgccttggcctcctaagtactgagattacatttgtgagtcactgctcccaaTCCAGTTATTTCAGCTTCTAAATTTCTCTGAGTTCGGGGATCCTGCCCCCAATGCAAGCGGCCCTTTGCCTCATTTTGCTCTTTCTTAAGGGGCAGATTGTTCTCCCTCAATTCCCAGGTGAGACTGGCCCCGTGGCATGGGGTGCCTTGTGGAAATCTCACAGCAGGACAAGGCAAAGGGAGAGAAGGCCAGGACTGAGCCTCCTGTCTCCTGGTGCCCAGGGTTAGGGCTATTTCAGTATCATCTGGAGGTCACAAGCATCAGTGCCCCCAGAGATGAGAGCAGGAGAGAATATCCTCTCCTGCCCTGAAATCTTCCATCTGTGAGTTGAAGGGCATTGAGCACGTGATGCTGTAGAAACACAAGCAAGCAAATAAGCCAACACTTCTAGAAGAGGTTGGCAGTGGTGTTGCCAACTAACGTTGAAAACTCACACCCCTGTGGTCTAGGATGTGAATGCTGGGCCCTGCCAGagcagaagagaggagagagagcagaagATGGAGCTCATTTTCTGTCATCATTTCTGAAGCCTAACCCGACCAGCACCCCAGATTCATCATCTGCTGGGAGGGCACTGGGCTGTGGGCTGTTCTCCAGGCAAGCCTGTGGGAGGATAGAGAGGGATGTCATCAATGATACCAGCTCTGAGAAACATGGGGTCACTGGGAGGGTGGAGACACCACTTACCCCTGCTCCTTCCAGCACCACCaaagaggaggagccaggtggGAATGGAGGAGGGTCCCTGAGCTCCACGTAGGTTTCTGTGTctcctcccatccttcctccAATGTCAACTGGGACATGGAGACACCATGACAGGGCCTTTTAGCTAGTGCAGGGGACTTAGATGTGGACTGTGAGTTCTGCAGGTGGTGCTGGTTCCCAGCCCTCTGTGTTGCATCTTCCTAAGGGAAGCGAGTATCAGCTGGGATTTATCCCTTCCCATCCGGTCCTTGTTGCTTACGTTGTTGTCTATCTGTCACCTGTTGGCACCTTCACTTTCAACTTGAAATAAAACGTGTCTTCCACTTCCCTTGCCCTAATTCAGTTCCCAAATGCTCTGGTTCTCtatgttttaaactcattttcgCATCGTTCTCATTTTTCAAGGGTAGTTTGACTTAAGCAATATTCGTCTTAAAATTCTTCTGCACACAGGGAATTCTGTGACATTGTTTTCTCAGGTTTTGGCAATTTTTGCCTCTGCACTTAATAGCCTGTCTTGTTTTCACTTCTTCTCACCCTGCTGGGCTAGGTTTGGTGGTGCTGGTGATGGTCGGAGAGGAAAAAATGCTTTCAAGTCATCACTGGGATGACTGGTGAGCTGTGACCGGCAAGCTGGGAGCACTGACCTGGTGGAGTGGCCTCAGTGAGTAATGGACAGCAGTCATGTGCCAGCTTCCTTCTGGCCCAGGAAGAGTCAAATCCTTCATGTCCCTGGGGCCAGGCTCCCCATAGATCCCGTAGCCCCTGCAGGTTATCTTCCCAACCTGCCCTCTGCTCCATACCTCCACCCCACACCCTTAATATTAGAGAAGGCACTTAGTCAGACAAAATGATGCAACTTGATTTTATTAGGATAGGGCTGGGGGACACTGGAGTGCCACCATTCGGGGACAGGAGAGGCACTGTGGAGGGGTCTAAGGGATGGAACCTGTCAGATGGAAGACACAGCCGCCCTCCAAAGAGTGGCACTGCACAATGCGCAGGAATTTTGCAAGCGTTTTCATGTCTCTCCGGAAGCAGTAGAGCAGCTTGTAGTTCTTGAGCCGTGCGTCATCGTTGTCCAAGTTGATGTCAAAAATGCTGTAGGTGTGCTTGAGGATCTCCCCAGTCTGGGGGCTGCCATTTTCCAGCCTCTGCaaagtgaaggaagagaaggagaggccaAGCGCTTGGACActgttccctccctctctcactcattctttctcctccCGCCCCTCCAAGGCTCCCAGGTGTAGAGAAAGGGCTGGAGGATTCACGAGTGGAAATGAAGAATAAGCTGAGTTCTCTTGGGTCAGGGCCTGAGTGCTAAAAAGAGAGCAGCAGTGTTTCTTTCCCCCAACTCTGGAAGCCAGTGGGGTCCCAGAATTGGGGACCCCTGGTGCCACCCTCACCCCTATCTGAGTTTGGATGACTTCCTCTAGGTCCTTCAGGTACTCATAGATGAAGCTGTTTAAGGTATCATGCAGTGAGCTGTTGCCAAAGACACTGCTGAGGGACTGCACGggcttgagccacagctggaTGAACAGCAGGGAGATGCGGAGCAGCTCTAGGTCCTGCAGGGGAAAGACCGGCAGTGGGTGGGCTGCCCGGGGGCTGTAACCACAGGCCTCCCCATTGTTGGCTGGTGGAGAGGGTGGCCACTCACAGATTTCTGTGGAGCTTCCTGTGTGTTAGCGGGTGTTGGATCAGATGCTGAGAAGCAAAGGGAGGTCTTGGAGTTATCACAGTAGAAATCGTTCTGTTCCGCCGGGCTACGAGCGTCTTCCTAGGAGAAGCACCGCCCATCAATATCTACGCTGCTGACCAGCTCCCATTGTTCCTCTGTTTGGACCCCACTCAGTGTATGCTCATCTGCCTGCATCTTCGATTCAGAAAACAATCCTGAGCTCCTTCGTCTCCTCCTATTAATTCCCAGCAAGGCAGAGTCGTCCCTCCTGCCAACCCTGACGTGCATCCGTTTGTCAAGATCTTACAAACTTCTGGTAGATGTCAAAGGCCAGCTGGTTCAGGCGATGGGCGCGCATGACAGCATAGTCATAAAGTGAGGATAAGGGCATTGTTGGGAGGGCACCAGCCTCTGGAAGCCAGGGTAGGCAGAGCACGGTGAAAGCCAGGAGCAGAGATGTCCAGGAGACTAGGGAGAAACCAGAGGGCATGGGAGGGAGCCGGAGAGCCAGAGGGCAGTGCTCTTGCTCAGGGGCtgttccttttctgtctctccctccagGGACCAGGACCACTCTGAGACTGGCCAACTATCAGGGCTTAGATGACATTCAGAAGCCCAAACCTGAGGGTTGGTGCCCTGTCCCATCTACATGGCATCACCTCTGCCTCAGGACATATAATGCCGAAAGGGATTTTAGGGACCCTTACCTGCAGCCATTGCAGCTAGGTGAGCTGTCCACAGAGCTCTCTGTGGTTTGGAGAGTTGGTCCTTTGGATCCTGGATCTGGTCTCTTGTGGGCCCTTTTATACcctgtccccttctctctccctgctggTTGCCACCTGTTTCTATGTATGTTTGGGCAAGGGAGGGTCACGGAAATGCCTGTGCTAGTGGATAATTTAGAAGCTTCTCCCACACATGCTGGTATCATGCCCCCTGGCTTGTCATTTTTCCCTTTCCACCGTCACCAGCGCTGTGAGGGTTGTACACAGAGTGACAGCCAGAGGCACCACGCATCCTGGCCTCTCTTTAAGGGGCAGGTGGGTGCCCTCTGGCAGCATGCCATGCTGGCCAACCTGAAGGCGGGAAAGGATGTCAGCATAGCCAGTCCTTGAGACCCACACGGACCCCCTCCCACTCTCTATCGgatccctttcctcctccctgcGTGGTTCCCGTCCTCCCACCAGAGAGAGTGTGTGCTGGGAAAAGGAGCCAACCACAGCCAATAGATTCTGGGGGTTCTGGGCATGATTCAGTCCCGAATTCCACTTTTGCTAAGTCCTCCTGGGCCCGCCTGAGGCAGCTGGATGCAGTGCTAACACCGACCACTAGAGGAAACCAACCCCGCACTTTGCCCCGAATCCATCAGAGAATCTCAAAGTTGGAAGAGCTCTTGAAGGTTTGAGTCTCTTCcccagctttgggactcagaacACATCACCCTGAAGGATGCCCTATGCAGCCATGGAACCcgctcctcctttttcttctcctttccagaTCTGTATGGAGCTTATCCAGTGTCAAAGGGCCTGCCTGTGCATTCTCACATGTGACCTGCCACTTGTCTTGTGAAGGAGCTGTTATGatcatcccatttcacagatcaaGAGTCTCAGGCTCAGAGAGACTGACTTGCATGAGCTaccccagccagggcagcagatCTCCACAAGCTTGCTCTTCCCACATTGTGTCATTCAAAGTCCTTCTTCCAGGccgggcaagatggctcacacatgtattcccagcattttgggaggctgaggtgagtgggtcacttgaggtcaggagttcaagaccagactggtcaacatggcaaaactgtatctctactaaaaatataaaaattgactgtgcatggtggcccatgcctgtaatcccagctactccgaagggtgaaatgggagaatcacttgaacctcggaggcagagtttgcagtgagccaggatggtgccactgcactccagcctgggtgccagggcagaactccatctcagaaaaataaataaataagtaaataaataaataaataaataagtcctTTCCCCAGTCCAGGTAGCTTGGTGCtatttcctttagtatttctgctggctcttccttcccctcttcctcctcctcatcttcttctccttttctgtcttcttccttcacctcctcctcctccttcttccatttttcctcctccttctccttcttcttccaaatggagtctcattctctcatcaaggctggagtgcagtggcattatcttggctcactgcaacctctgcctcctggattcaggtgattctcccgcctccgcctcctgagtagctgggattacgggcaccgaACACCATGTggggctagtttttgtacttttcagtggatacagggtttcaccatgttggccaggctggtctcaacctcctgccTTCAGGTGGTCCACATGCCATGGCCTCctaagtactgagattacagatgtgagtcacc
This is a stretch of genomic DNA from Saimiri boliviensis isolate mSaiBol1 chromosome 17, mSaiBol1.pri, whole genome shotgun sequence. It encodes these proteins:
- the LOC141581750 gene encoding somatotropin-like, which codes for MAAVSWTSLLLAFTVLCLPWLPEAGALPTMPLSSLYDYAVMRAHRLNQLAFDIYQKFEDARSPAEQNDFYCDNSKTSLCFSASDPTPANTQEAPQKSDLELLRISLLFIQLWLKPVQSLSSVFGNSSLHDTLNSFIYEYLKDLEEVIQTQIGKLEDGRPQTGEIFRQTYRKFDRNSQNDDALLKNYGLLYYFRKDMDKVKTFLRIVHCRFVKGSCGF